In the genome of Bradyrhizobium sp. CIAT3101, one region contains:
- the pstB gene encoding phosphate ABC transporter ATP-binding protein PstB: protein MSEMSVSVSTPAVHPGSQPLPEAPAKVTVRNLNFYYGEHHALKNINLALGTNRVTAFIGPSGCGKSTLLRIFNRMYDLYPGQRVSGQLMLDQTNILDPKLDLNLLRARVGMVFQKPTPFPMTIYENIAFGIRLYEKISKSEMDDRVEKALRGGALWNEVKDKLNASGLSLSGGQQQRLCIARTVAVRPEVILFDEPCSALDPISTAKVEELIQELSENYTIAIVTHNMQQAARVSDKTAFMYLGELIEFDDTSKIFTSPSDRRTQDYITGRFG from the coding sequence ATGAGCGAAATGTCTGTTTCCGTCAGTACGCCCGCCGTTCATCCCGGCTCGCAGCCTCTGCCTGAAGCCCCGGCCAAGGTAACGGTGCGCAACCTCAACTTCTATTACGGCGAGCACCACGCGCTGAAGAACATCAATCTGGCGCTCGGCACCAACCGCGTCACGGCGTTCATCGGACCGTCGGGCTGCGGCAAGTCGACCCTGCTGCGCATCTTCAACCGGATGTACGACCTCTATCCGGGCCAGCGCGTCTCCGGTCAGCTGATGCTCGACCAGACCAACATCCTCGATCCCAAGCTCGACCTCAATCTGCTGCGCGCCCGCGTCGGCATGGTGTTCCAGAAGCCGACGCCGTTCCCGATGACGATCTACGAGAACATCGCCTTCGGCATCCGTCTCTACGAGAAGATCTCGAAGTCGGAGATGGACGATCGCGTCGAGAAGGCCCTGCGCGGCGGCGCGCTGTGGAACGAGGTCAAGGACAAGCTGAACGCCTCCGGCCTGTCGCTCTCCGGCGGCCAGCAGCAGCGCCTCTGCATTGCCCGCACCGTCGCGGTGCGGCCCGAGGTGATCCTGTTCGACGAGCCCTGCTCGGCGCTCGATCCGATCTCGACCGCGAAGGTCGAGGAGCTGATCCAGGAGCTGTCCGAGAATTACACGATCGCGATCGTGACCCACAACATGCAGCAAGCGGCTCGCGTCTCCGACAAGACCGCCTTCATGTATCTCGGCGAGTTGATCGAGTTCGACGACACCAGCAAGATCTTCACGTCGCCGTCCGACCGGCGCACGCAGGATTACATTACCGGCCGGTTCGGCTGA
- the pstA gene encoding phosphate ABC transporter permease PstA, which translates to MNPIYSRRRRKDIVIRGLCFGAAAFGVTWLALILVTLLYNGLAGLNLELFVADTPPPGSTEGGLRNAIVGSLIMTVIGVGIGAPLGLFAGTYLAEYGRNDKLTSVIRFINDILLSAPSIIIGLFIYGAVVVPMRGFSAIAGSLALAVIVIPVVLRTTEDMLLLVPNALREAASALGLPRSLVIKRIAYRAARSGLITGVMLATARVAGETAPLLFTALSNQFFSLGLNKTMANLPVTINNFVQSPYAYWKQLAWSGALLITLTVLALNIGARILSAERTAK; encoded by the coding sequence ATGAACCCGATTTATTCACGCCGTCGCCGCAAGGACATCGTGATCCGCGGGCTCTGCTTCGGTGCCGCCGCCTTCGGCGTCACCTGGCTCGCGCTGATCCTGGTCACGCTGCTCTATAACGGCCTCGCCGGGTTGAACCTCGAACTGTTCGTCGCGGACACGCCGCCTCCGGGCTCGACTGAAGGCGGTCTGCGCAACGCCATCGTCGGCTCCCTGATCATGACCGTGATCGGCGTCGGCATCGGCGCGCCGCTCGGCCTGTTCGCCGGCACCTATCTCGCCGAGTACGGCCGCAACGACAAGCTGACCTCGGTGATCCGCTTCATCAACGACATCCTGCTCTCGGCGCCCTCGATCATCATCGGCCTGTTCATCTACGGCGCGGTGGTGGTGCCGATGCGCGGCTTCTCGGCGATCGCAGGCTCGCTCGCACTCGCCGTGATCGTGATCCCGGTGGTGCTGCGCACGACCGAGGACATGCTGCTGCTGGTGCCGAACGCGCTGCGCGAGGCTGCCTCTGCGCTCGGCCTGCCGCGCTCGCTGGTGATCAAGCGCATCGCCTATCGTGCGGCGCGCTCGGGCCTCATCACAGGCGTGATGCTGGCCACCGCCCGCGTCGCCGGCGAGACTGCGCCGCTGCTGTTCACCGCACTGTCGAACCAGTTCTTCAGCCTGGGCCTGAACAAGACGATGGCCAACCTGCCGGTCACCATCAACAACTTCGTGCAGAGCCCGTATGCCTACTGGAAGCAGTTGGCCTGGAGCGGCGCCCTGCTGATCACGTTGACCGTGCTTGCCCTGAACATTGGCGCGCGCATCCTGAGCGCCGAGAGGACCGCAAAATGA
- the pstC gene encoding phosphate ABC transporter permease subunit PstC has translation MAVQSDIVDDAGPYDRAKALSAFKLGDVTFYWITRLSAISVLLILGGIILSLIVGAFPAMKEYGFAFLWTQRWAPSADPPVLGALGPMYGTLVTSFIAMLIAIPVGLGIAIFLTELCPQWLRRPIGMAIELLAGIPSIIYGMWGFFVLGPFLANTFQPFMIKIFDGVPVLGAIFAGPPSYLSLFNAALILAIMVLPFITSISVDVFKTVPPVLKEAAYGVGCTTWEVVRSVVIPYTRVGIIGGVMLALGRALGETMAVTFIIGNSFRISSSIFAPGTTISAAIASEFAESDGLHQSGLILLGLLLFVLTFFVLAGARLMLMRLEKKAGK, from the coding sequence ATGGCCGTTCAGAGCGATATCGTCGACGACGCGGGACCATATGATCGCGCCAAGGCGTTGAGCGCGTTCAAGCTCGGCGATGTCACCTTCTACTGGATCACGCGGCTCAGTGCGATCTCGGTGCTTCTCATCCTCGGCGGCATCATCCTGTCGCTGATCGTCGGTGCCTTCCCGGCGATGAAGGAATACGGCTTCGCGTTCCTGTGGACGCAGCGCTGGGCGCCGTCGGCCGATCCGCCCGTGCTCGGCGCGCTCGGACCGATGTACGGCACGCTCGTCACCTCGTTCATCGCGATGCTGATCGCCATTCCGGTCGGTCTCGGCATCGCGATCTTCCTCACCGAGCTCTGCCCGCAATGGCTGCGCCGCCCCATCGGCATGGCGATTGAATTGCTCGCCGGCATTCCCTCGATCATCTACGGCATGTGGGGCTTCTTCGTGCTGGGGCCGTTCCTGGCCAACACCTTCCAGCCTTTCATGATCAAGATCTTCGATGGCGTCCCCGTGCTGGGCGCGATCTTCGCCGGCCCCCCGTCCTATCTCAGCCTGTTCAACGCCGCGCTGATCCTCGCCATCATGGTGCTGCCCTTCATCACCTCGATCTCGGTCGACGTGTTCAAGACGGTGCCGCCGGTGCTGAAGGAAGCCGCCTACGGCGTCGGCTGCACCACCTGGGAAGTCGTGCGCAGCGTGGTGATCCCCTACACCCGTGTCGGCATCATCGGTGGCGTCATGCTGGCACTGGGCCGCGCGCTCGGCGAGACCATGGCGGTGACCTTCATCATCGGCAACTCGTTCCGCATCTCGTCATCGATCTTCGCGCCGGGCACCACGATCTCGGCGGCGATCGCCTCCGAATTCGCCGAGAGCGACGGCCTGCACCAGTCCGGCCTGATCCTGCTCGGCCTGCTGCTGTTCGTGCTGACGTTCTTCGTGCTCGCCGGCGCCCGGCTGATGCTGATGCGGCTGGAAAAGAAGGCGGGGAAGTAA
- a CDS encoding ATP-binding protein: MAIDAPSSPTVQPWSDRLRHSTIILIAAALALSVVVSLGELSVVRAVTVFLCIAAAALIPWRLHDTAASREDTRRVNPVESAAVAAVVAGMPDPAVLLDRAGRVIHLNAAAAQLAPALRKNELAQFALRSPEIITALRESIATTEPRRATYLDHVPVDRWMELIITPVPVPTTFGGADKCMLMTFHDQTPLRRVEEMRADFVANASHELRTPLAALSGFIDTLQGQAKDDPKARERFLGIMHNQATRMARLIDDLLSLSRVELSAHVRPDTLVDLLPIIFQVADGLEPLARERQVEVETHLPEAPVMIAGDREELLRLFENLIENALKYGASGGRVIVSLTATPATDGPQEIRVMVRDFGPGIAPEHLPRLTERFYRVDVGDSRSQGGTGLGLSLVKHILNRHRGRLLIESVPKQGATFTACFPQAKTLV; this comes from the coding sequence ATGGCGATCGACGCTCCCTCGTCTCCCACTGTGCAGCCCTGGTCCGACCGGCTGCGGCACTCGACCATCATCCTGATCGCCGCCGCGCTGGCGCTGTCGGTAGTGGTCTCGCTCGGCGAATTGTCGGTGGTGCGGGCGGTGACGGTGTTCCTCTGCATCGCAGCGGCGGCGCTGATCCCCTGGCGGCTGCATGATACCGCTGCCTCCCGCGAGGACACCCGCCGCGTCAATCCGGTCGAGAGCGCGGCGGTGGCCGCGGTCGTCGCCGGCATGCCGGATCCGGCCGTGTTGCTCGACCGCGCCGGCCGCGTCATCCATCTCAATGCCGCTGCCGCCCAGCTCGCGCCGGCGCTGCGCAAGAACGAGCTCGCCCAGTTCGCGCTGCGCTCGCCGGAGATCATCACGGCGCTGCGCGAGTCCATCGCGACCACCGAGCCGCGGCGCGCGACTTATCTCGACCATGTGCCGGTCGATCGCTGGATGGAGCTGATCATCACCCCGGTGCCGGTGCCGACCACGTTCGGCGGCGCCGACAAATGCATGCTGATGACCTTCCACGACCAGACGCCGCTGCGCCGGGTCGAGGAAATGCGCGCCGACTTCGTTGCCAACGCCAGCCATGAATTGCGCACGCCGCTGGCCGCGCTCTCCGGCTTCATCGACACGCTGCAGGGCCAGGCCAAGGACGATCCCAAGGCGCGCGAGCGCTTCCTCGGCATCATGCACAACCAGGCCACCCGCATGGCGCGCCTGATCGACGATCTGCTGTCGCTGTCGCGGGTGGAGCTGTCGGCCCATGTGCGGCCGGATACGCTGGTCGACCTGCTGCCGATCATCTTCCAGGTCGCCGACGGGCTCGAGCCGCTGGCCCGGGAACGCCAGGTCGAGGTCGAGACCCATCTGCCGGAAGCGCCGGTCATGATCGCGGGCGACCGCGAGGAGCTGCTGCGCCTGTTCGAAAATCTGATCGAGAACGCGCTCAAATACGGTGCCTCCGGCGGGCGCGTCATCGTGTCGCTGACCGCGACCCCGGCGACTGACGGACCTCAGGAAATCCGGGTCATGGTGCGGGATTTCGGACCCGGCATCGCGCCCGAGCACCTGCCGCGCCTGACCGAACGGTTCTACCGGGTGGACGTCGGCGACAGCCGCTCCCAGGGTGGAACCGGTCTTGGATTATCGCTGGTGAAACATATTCTTAACCGTCACCGCGGCCGTCTTTTGATCGAAAGTGTCCCTAAACAGGGGGCCACTTTCACGGCCTGTTTTCCCCAGGCTAAGACTTTAGTTTAG
- the pstS gene encoding phosphate ABC transporter substrate-binding protein PstS → MNFIKTIVAAGLVAATTTAAFAADITGAGATFPFPIYSKWADAYKKETGNGLNYQSIGSGGGIKQIQAKTVTFGASDAPLKAEQLEKDGLAQWPMVMGAIVPVVNLEGVKAGELVFDGETLANIYLGKITKWDDAAIKKLNPNVKLPSDAITVVRRSDGSGTTFNFTNYLSKASADWKSKVGEGTAVEWPVGVGAKGNEGVSGNISQTKNSIGYVEYAYAKQNKLTYTGLVNKAGKPVQPTVEAFQAAASNADWAKAPGYYVILTDQPGDKSWPITAATFILMHKDATDKAASQEAIKFFRWAFKNGGKAAEELDYIPMPDSVVQLIEKTWAAEIKS, encoded by the coding sequence ATGAATTTCATCAAAACGATCGTCGCTGCCGGCTTGGTCGCCGCAACGACGACGGCGGCCTTTGCTGCCGACATCACGGGTGCAGGCGCGACCTTCCCATTCCCGATCTATTCGAAGTGGGCTGACGCCTACAAGAAGGAGACCGGCAACGGCCTGAACTATCAGTCGATCGGCTCCGGCGGCGGCATCAAGCAGATCCAGGCCAAGACCGTGACCTTCGGCGCCAGCGACGCGCCGCTCAAGGCCGAACAGCTCGAGAAGGACGGCCTTGCCCAGTGGCCGATGGTGATGGGCGCCATCGTTCCCGTCGTCAACCTCGAAGGCGTCAAGGCCGGCGAACTGGTGTTCGACGGCGAGACCCTCGCCAACATCTATCTCGGCAAGATCACCAAGTGGGACGACGCCGCGATCAAGAAGCTCAATCCGAACGTGAAGCTGCCGTCGGACGCGATCACCGTGGTCCGTCGTTCGGACGGTTCGGGCACCACCTTCAACTTCACCAATTACCTCTCCAAGGCCAGCGCCGACTGGAAGAGCAAGGTCGGTGAGGGCACCGCCGTCGAGTGGCCGGTTGGCGTCGGCGCCAAGGGCAACGAAGGCGTGTCGGGCAACATCAGCCAGACCAAGAACTCGATCGGTTACGTCGAGTACGCCTATGCCAAGCAGAACAAGCTGACCTACACCGGCCTCGTCAACAAGGCCGGCAAGCCGGTGCAGCCGACCGTCGAAGCCTTCCAGGCGGCCGCTTCCAACGCCGACTGGGCCAAGGCTCCCGGCTACTACGTCATCCTGACCGACCAGCCCGGCGACAAGTCCTGGCCGATCACGGCGGCGACCTTCATCCTCATGCACAAGGACGCCACCGACAAGGCGGCCTCGCAGGAAGCCATCAAGTTCTTCCGCTGGGCCTTCAAGAACGGCGGCAAGGCGGCTGAAGAGCTCGACTACATCCCGATGCCGGACAGCGTCGTCCAGCTGATCGAGAAGACCTGGGCTGCCGAGATCAAGAGCTAA
- a CDS encoding aspartate aminotransferase family protein codes for MTNSVAPHLLPVFARADIGFERGEGVWLIATNGDRYLDFTSGVAVNALGHAHPVLVKALQEQATKLWHMSNLFQSPDGEKLAARLCNESFADFVFFCNSGAEALEGVIKLVRHHHFSKGHPERYRIITFEGAFHGRTLATLAATGSAKYLEGFGPPMDGFDQIPHGDIEAVKKAIGPQTAGILIEPIQGEGGVRSAPPGFLKALRQLCDEKGLLLAFDEVQTGMGRTGDLFAHRRTGVTPDVMSLAKALGGGFPIGAVLATAEAASGMGPGSHGSTFGGNPLAISAANAVLDVMLKPGFFDHVQKMSLLLKQKLASVIDRHPDVVSEVRGEGLLIGIKAVVPSGDLVAALRNEKLLTVGAGDNVVRFLPPLIVTEAEIEDSVGRLERACTALTGNKRAAS; via the coding sequence ATGACCAACAGCGTAGCACCGCATTTGCTCCCCGTTTTCGCCAGGGCCGACATCGGTTTTGAGCGCGGTGAAGGCGTCTGGTTGATCGCGACCAATGGCGATCGCTATCTCGATTTCACCTCGGGCGTTGCAGTGAATGCGCTCGGCCATGCCCATCCCGTGCTGGTCAAGGCGCTGCAGGAGCAGGCGACAAAACTCTGGCACATGTCGAACCTGTTCCAGAGCCCGGATGGCGAGAAGCTCGCGGCGCGTCTCTGCAACGAGAGTTTTGCCGACTTCGTGTTCTTCTGTAATTCCGGCGCCGAAGCGCTGGAGGGCGTGATCAAGCTGGTCCGCCACCATCACTTCTCCAAGGGGCATCCGGAGCGCTACCGCATCATCACCTTCGAAGGCGCCTTCCACGGTCGGACGCTGGCGACGCTGGCCGCGACCGGCTCGGCAAAATATCTCGAAGGTTTTGGCCCGCCGATGGACGGTTTCGACCAGATCCCGCATGGCGACATCGAGGCCGTGAAGAAGGCGATCGGTCCGCAGACCGCCGGTATCCTGATCGAGCCGATCCAGGGCGAGGGTGGCGTGCGTTCGGCGCCTCCCGGCTTCCTCAAGGCGCTGCGCCAGCTCTGCGACGAGAAGGGCCTGCTGCTCGCCTTCGATGAAGTGCAGACCGGCATGGGCCGCACCGGCGATCTCTTCGCCCATCGGCGCACCGGCGTCACGCCTGACGTGATGTCGCTGGCGAAGGCGCTCGGCGGCGGCTTCCCGATCGGCGCGGTGCTGGCGACCGCGGAAGCGGCCTCCGGCATGGGGCCCGGCTCGCACGGCTCGACCTTCGGCGGCAATCCGCTGGCGATCTCGGCTGCGAACGCAGTGCTCGACGTCATGCTCAAGCCCGGCTTCTTCGACCATGTGCAGAAGATGTCGCTGCTGCTGAAGCAGAAGCTTGCTTCCGTGATCGACCGTCATCCCGATGTCGTCAGCGAAGTTCGCGGCGAGGGGCTCCTGATCGGCATCAAGGCCGTGGTGCCCTCCGGCGATCTGGTCGCAGCACTTCGCAACGAAAAACTGCTCACCGTCGGGGCCGGCGACAATGTCGTGCGCTTCCTGCCGCCCTTGATCGTCACCGAAGCCGAGATCGAGGACAGCGTCGGGCGGCTCGAACGCGCCTGCACTGCGCTGACCGGCAACAAGCGGGCGGCAAGCTGA
- a CDS encoding GcrA family cell cycle regulator, producing MTVLTWSDDRVEQLKKLWEAGLSASQIAAELGNVTRNAVIGKVHRLGLSGRAKSPSSAAPRPRKARPAQHMMRVSRPIARGNTALAQAFEVEVEAEPVTYDNVVPMSQRLSLLELNEATCHWPVGDPSSPDFFFCGGKALSGLPYCAQHSRVAYQPAADRRRAPAKPGTR from the coding sequence ATGACGGTTTTGACCTGGTCCGACGATCGCGTCGAGCAGTTGAAAAAGCTCTGGGAGGCCGGACTTTCGGCCAGCCAGATCGCCGCTGAGCTTGGGAATGTCACCCGCAACGCCGTGATCGGCAAGGTGCACAGGCTCGGCCTGTCGGGCCGCGCCAAGAGCCCGTCTTCGGCAGCTCCGCGGCCGCGCAAGGCGCGTCCGGCGCAGCACATGATGCGGGTGAGCAGGCCCATCGCGCGTGGCAATACCGCGCTGGCGCAGGCCTTCGAGGTCGAAGTCGAGGCTGAACCGGTCACCTACGACAACGTGGTGCCGATGAGCCAGCGGCTGTCGCTGCTCGAATTGAACGAGGCGACCTGCCACTGGCCGGTCGGCGATCCCTCGAGCCCGGATTTCTTCTTCTGCGGCGGCAAGGCGCTCTCCGGCCTGCCCTACTGCGCCCAGCACTCGCGGGTGGCGTATCAGCCGGCAGCGGATCGGCGGCGGGCGCCGGCGAAGCCTGGCACGCGGTAA
- the phoU gene encoding phosphate signaling complex protein PhoU, which translates to MGSEHTAKAFDTDLQELTRLVAEMGGIAERMIVDSVDALIRRDIALGQRVVTIDAELDALQKKIEERAVLTIARRQPMAVDLREIVGAMRVATDLERIGDLAKNMGKRVAALETDFHPLKLFRGLEHMTDLVQQQVKSVLDAYAAHDLPAAMAVWKGDEEVDAICTSLFRELLTYMMEDPRNISFCIHLMFCAKNIERIGDHATNIAETVFYMIEGQAITDKRPKGDMTTFATTVPNT; encoded by the coding sequence ATGGGTTCTGAACATACCGCAAAGGCCTTCGACACCGACCTCCAGGAGCTCACGCGCCTGGTCGCCGAGATGGGCGGCATCGCCGAGCGCATGATCGTCGATTCCGTCGACGCGCTGATCCGCCGTGATATCGCGCTCGGCCAGCGCGTCGTCACCATCGACGCCGAGCTCGACGCGCTGCAGAAGAAGATCGAGGAACGCGCCGTGCTCACGATCGCGCGCCGCCAGCCGATGGCGGTGGATCTGCGCGAAATCGTCGGCGCCATGCGCGTCGCGACCGATCTCGAACGCATCGGCGACCTCGCCAAGAACATGGGCAAGCGCGTCGCGGCGCTGGAGACGGATTTCCATCCGCTCAAGCTGTTCCGCGGCCTCGAGCACATGACCGACCTCGTGCAGCAGCAGGTCAAGTCGGTGCTGGACGCATATGCCGCGCACGATCTGCCGGCGGCGATGGCGGTGTGGAAGGGCGACGAGGAAGTCGACGCCATCTGCACCTCGCTGTTCCGCGAGCTCCTCACCTATATGATGGAGGACCCGCGCAACATCTCGTTCTGCATCCATCTGATGTTCTGCGCCAAGAACATCGAGCGGATCGGCGACCACGCCACCAACATTGCCGAGACCGTGTTCTACATGATCGAAGGCCAGGCCATCACCGACAAGCGACCGAAGGGCGACATGACGACCTTCGCCACCACGGTCCCCAATACTTGA
- a CDS encoding lysylphosphatidylglycerol synthase domain-containing protein, producing MLEAIRRAMTFLRQKQILHKLGVVISVAVIGIACYVLYHMLRGIDMNEVVEAIKSTEPRQIAMAALFVAAGYFTLTFYDLFAVRAIGHSHVPYRINALAAFTSYSIGHNVGASVFTGGAVRYRIYSAYGLNAIDVAKICFLAGLTFWLGNAAVLGLGISYHPEAAASIDQLPAWLNRTAAMMILVALVGYVVWVWTQPRVVGRGPWTVVLPGGPLTLLQIAIGIIDLGFCALAMYVLVPDEPNLGFVVVAVIFVSATLLGFASHSPGGLGVFDAAMLVGLWQMDREELLGGMLLFRVLYYLSPFVISVILLTFREVIIGTRSKRLQQAALKLDPGPPPEAAYVRKRSDSGA from the coding sequence ATGCTGGAAGCCATACGCAGAGCGATGACGTTTCTGCGCCAGAAGCAAATCCTGCATAAGCTTGGAGTTGTGATCAGCGTCGCGGTCATCGGCATCGCTTGCTATGTGCTCTACCACATGCTGCGCGGCATCGACATGAACGAGGTGGTCGAGGCCATCAAGAGCACCGAGCCGCGCCAGATTGCGATGGCGGCGCTGTTCGTCGCCGCAGGCTATTTCACGCTGACGTTCTACGATCTGTTCGCCGTACGCGCGATCGGCCATTCCCACGTGCCCTATCGCATCAACGCGCTCGCGGCCTTCACCAGCTATTCGATCGGCCACAATGTCGGCGCCAGCGTCTTTACCGGCGGTGCGGTGCGCTACCGGATCTATTCGGCCTATGGGCTGAACGCGATCGACGTCGCAAAAATCTGCTTTCTCGCCGGCCTCACCTTCTGGCTCGGCAATGCCGCCGTGCTCGGCCTCGGCATCTCCTATCATCCGGAGGCGGCCGCCTCGATCGACCAGTTGCCGGCCTGGCTGAACCGGACGGCTGCGATGATGATCCTCGTCGCGCTGGTCGGATATGTGGTCTGGGTCTGGACCCAGCCGCGGGTGGTCGGACGCGGCCCCTGGACCGTGGTGCTGCCGGGCGGTCCGCTGACGCTGCTGCAGATCGCGATCGGCATCATCGATCTCGGCTTCTGCGCGCTCGCGATGTATGTGCTGGTCCCCGACGAGCCCAATCTCGGCTTCGTCGTGGTCGCGGTCATCTTCGTCTCGGCGACGCTGCTCGGCTTCGCCAGCCATTCGCCCGGCGGGCTCGGGGTGTTCGACGCCGCCATGCTGGTCGGCCTCTGGCAGATGGACCGCGAGGAACTGCTCGGCGGCATGCTGCTGTTCCGGGTCCTCTATTATCTGTCGCCCTTCGTCATCTCTGTAATCTTGCTGACGTTTCGCGAGGTTATCATCGGTACCCGATCGAAGCGGCTGCAACAGGCGGCGCTCAAGCTCGATCCAGGCCCGCCGCCTGAAGCCGCTTATGTGAGAAAGCGCAGCGACAGCGGCGCCTGA
- the argF gene encoding ornithine carbamoyltransferase, with the protein MSKTPKHFLDINELPLSELKSMLAASSAMKAKQKAHQPVRPLEGKTLAMIFERPSTRTRVSFDVAMRQLGGEPIMLTGAEMQLGRGETIADTARVLSRYVDAIMIRILNHEALLELAANATVPVINGLTRRSHPCQVMADLMTYEEHRGPIEGRTVAWTGDDNNVLASWAHAAERFKFNLNVATPPELAPKKVMRDFIKATNAPIVLGTDPEAAVKGADCVVTDTWVSMGDKEGEHRHNVLKPYQVNAKLMSLAKPDALFMHCLPAHRGEEVTDEVIDGPQSVVFDEAENRLHAQKGILAWCFDAVK; encoded by the coding sequence ATGAGCAAGACGCCGAAGCACTTCCTGGACATCAACGAGCTGCCGCTGTCGGAGCTCAAGAGCATGCTCGCGGCCTCCTCCGCCATGAAGGCGAAGCAGAAGGCACATCAGCCGGTCAGGCCGCTCGAGGGCAAGACGCTGGCGATGATCTTCGAACGCCCGTCGACCCGCACGCGGGTGTCGTTCGACGTCGCCATGCGCCAGCTCGGCGGCGAGCCGATCATGCTCACGGGTGCCGAGATGCAGCTGGGCCGCGGCGAGACCATCGCCGACACCGCGCGCGTGCTGTCGCGCTATGTCGACGCCATCATGATCCGCATCCTCAATCACGAGGCGCTGCTGGAGCTCGCTGCGAACGCGACCGTGCCCGTGATCAACGGCCTGACGCGGCGCTCGCACCCGTGCCAGGTGATGGCCGATCTCATGACCTACGAGGAGCATCGCGGCCCGATCGAAGGTCGCACCGTGGCCTGGACCGGCGACGACAACAACGTGCTGGCGTCCTGGGCTCATGCCGCCGAACGTTTCAAGTTCAACCTCAATGTCGCGACCCCGCCGGAGCTCGCTCCGAAGAAGGTGATGCGCGATTTCATCAAGGCCACCAACGCACCGATCGTGCTCGGCACCGATCCCGAAGCCGCGGTGAAGGGCGCCGATTGCGTCGTCACCGACACCTGGGTGTCGATGGGCGACAAGGAAGGCGAGCACCGTCACAACGTGCTCAAGCCCTACCAGGTCAATGCGAAGCTGATGTCGCTGGCGAAGCCCGACGCGCTGTTCATGCACTGTCTGCCTGCCCATCGCGGCGAGGAGGTCACCGACGAGGTGATCGACGGCCCGCAATCGGTCGTGTTCGACGAGGCCGAAAACCGCCTGCATGCGCAGAAGGGCATTTTGGCCTGGTGCTTTGACGCGGTGAAGTAG
- the phoB gene encoding phosphate regulon transcriptional regulator PhoB produces the protein MGARIMVVEDEEALTELLRYNLEGDGYDVETVMRGDDADTRLKEHIPDLIVLDWMLPGLSGIELCRRLRTRSDTKQLPIIMLTARGEESERVRGLATGADDYIVKPFSVPELLARVKGLLRRASPERLATVLAFGDIELDREKRRVARSGRPIDLGPTEYRLLEFFLEHPGRVFSREQLLDSVWGRDIYIDERTVDVHIGRLRKLLNLGREQDPIRTVRGAGYALDDRFAKAEQA, from the coding sequence ATGGGCGCACGCATTATGGTGGTTGAAGACGAGGAAGCTCTCACCGAGCTCCTCCGCTACAACCTCGAGGGCGACGGCTATGACGTCGAGACGGTGATGCGCGGCGACGACGCCGACACCCGCCTCAAGGAGCACATCCCCGATCTGATCGTGCTCGACTGGATGCTGCCGGGGCTTTCCGGCATCGAGCTGTGCCGCCGGCTGCGGACGCGGTCCGACACCAAGCAGCTGCCGATCATCATGCTCACCGCGCGCGGCGAGGAGAGCGAGCGGGTGCGGGGCCTTGCGACCGGCGCCGACGACTACATCGTCAAGCCGTTCTCGGTGCCCGAGCTGCTGGCCCGCGTGAAGGGTCTGCTGCGGCGCGCAAGTCCCGAGCGGCTCGCAACCGTGCTCGCTTTCGGTGACATCGAGCTCGATCGCGAAAAGCGCCGCGTGGCGCGCTCGGGCCGGCCGATCGATCTCGGCCCCACCGAATATCGCCTGCTGGAGTTTTTCCTGGAGCACCCCGGTCGCGTGTTCTCGCGCGAGCAGCTGCTCGACAGCGTCTGGGGCCGCGACATCTATATCGACGAGCGCACCGTCGACGTGCATATCGGTCGCCTGCGCAAGCTGCTCAATCTTGGTCGCGAGCAGGATCCGATCCGCACGGTGCGCGGTGCGGGCTATGCGCTCGATGACCGGTTTGCAAAGGCCGAGCAGGCCTAA